One Microlunatus soli genomic window carries:
- a CDS encoding sugar porter family MFS transporter: MSSGFIAEIRRGNTAFLLRIALIAAIGGFLFGYDTGIISGAQLYITKDLQASTPEQQWLVGSLLIGAVVGAMLSAYSSDRIGRKRTKIIAGTVYLVGGLASGLAPSVGFLLGARFVLGLAVGTASFVSVEYISEQAPKRLRGGVTSFNQLMVTFGILVSYLIAAGFQNVGGTWRWMLGLSALPGVALAIGMITVPESPRWLVSHARVREARAVLRRTRAADEVEDELAEIQETTRKESRQRIGDLFRTPLRPLMIVGLILAAGQQLIGVNTVIYYSATILHYTGLSANDSVLQAISVGVTNVIFTVIAVLLLDRVGRRPLLLIGTAAAVVALVGLGLWFLLGSWQQQGWLALAFLLLFMAGFAIGLGPVFWLMISEIYPLAIRSKAMSIATVTNWAANFAVSYLFLQLVGAVGKPVTFWIYAGFGVLSFAFFFWRLPETRHRSLEEIERELGVPAGH; encoded by the coding sequence ATGTCGTCGGGATTCATCGCCGAGATCAGACGTGGCAATACCGCTTTCCTACTGCGGATCGCGCTGATTGCGGCGATCGGTGGGTTCCTGTTCGGCTACGACACCGGCATCATCTCCGGCGCGCAGCTCTACATCACCAAGGACCTCCAAGCCTCGACACCGGAACAGCAGTGGCTGGTGGGTTCGTTGTTGATCGGTGCAGTCGTCGGAGCGATGTTGTCGGCCTATTCGTCCGATCGGATCGGTCGGAAGCGGACCAAGATCATCGCCGGCACGGTGTATCTGGTCGGCGGCCTGGCATCCGGGCTCGCACCGTCGGTGGGCTTCCTGCTGGGCGCACGATTCGTGCTCGGCCTGGCCGTCGGCACGGCCTCGTTCGTGTCGGTCGAATACATCTCCGAGCAGGCACCGAAACGACTGCGCGGCGGTGTCACCAGCTTCAATCAACTCATGGTGACCTTCGGGATCCTGGTCTCCTACCTGATCGCAGCGGGATTTCAGAACGTCGGCGGCACCTGGCGGTGGATGCTCGGCCTCTCCGCACTACCTGGGGTGGCACTGGCGATCGGCATGATCACGGTGCCCGAATCGCCACGCTGGTTGGTGTCGCACGCCCGGGTCCGCGAAGCGCGCGCCGTGCTCCGTCGCACCAGGGCCGCTGACGAGGTGGAGGACGAGCTCGCCGAGATCCAGGAGACGACCAGGAAGGAATCCCGGCAGCGGATCGGTGATCTGTTCCGGACTCCGCTGCGGCCACTGATGATCGTCGGTCTGATCCTTGCCGCCGGTCAGCAGTTGATCGGCGTCAATACCGTCATCTACTACTCGGCCACCATCCTGCACTACACCGGCCTGAGCGCCAACGACTCCGTGCTGCAGGCCATCTCGGTCGGCGTGACGAACGTGATCTTCACCGTGATCGCCGTGCTGCTGCTGGACCGGGTCGGCCGTCGGCCACTTCTGCTGATCGGTACGGCCGCTGCAGTGGTCGCTCTGGTCGGGCTGGGCTTGTGGTTCCTGCTCGGATCCTGGCAGCAGCAGGGCTGGCTGGCGCTGGCGTTCCTGTTGTTGTTCATGGCGGGGTTCGCCATCGGTCTCGGTCCCGTCTTCTGGCTGATGATCAGCGAGATCTACCCACTGGCGATCCGGAGCAAGGCGATGAGTATCGCCACCGTGACGAACTGGGCTGCCAACTTCGCCGTCTCCTACCTCTTCCTGCAGCTGGTCGGTGCGGTTGGAAAACCGGTGACCTTCTGGATCTACGCCGGGTTCGGCGTGTTGTCGTTCGCGTTCTTCTTCTGGCGGCTCCCGGAGACCAGGCATCGTTCCCTGGAAGAGATCGAGCGCGAACTCGGCGTGCCGGCCGGGCACTGA
- the ctaD gene encoding aa3-type cytochrome oxidase subunit I, translating into MVSERATVTHSTARTSSAVDPGRFGLRAWRWLTTTDHKTIGNFYFVTSFGFFLFGGVLALAMRAELAYPGLQFLNYQSYNQFFTMHGTIMLLLFATPLFSAFANAIMPLQIGAPDVAFPRLNMLSYWFFLFGGLIVISGFLTPGGAASFGWFAYSPLSNSINSPGIGGDLWIVGLYLVGLSSILGSVNFVTTIMTMRAPGMTMFRMPIFTWNTLATSLLVLIAFPILSAALLMLEADRKFGAHIYDSANGGAMLWQHLFWFFGHPEVYIIALPFFGIITEILPVFSCKPLFGYLTLVAATLSIAALSVAVWAHHMFVTGAVNLPFFSFMTFLIAVPTGVKFFDWIGTMWGGSLTFDTPMLWSIGFLVTFLFGGLTGVILASPPLDFQVSDSYFVVAHFHYVVFGTVVFAMFAGFYFWWPKLTGRMLDERWGKMHFWLLFVGFHTTFLVQHWLGVEGMPRRYADYLPGEGFTLLNQISSFGALLLGVSMLPFFYNLWISRRTPTVDRDDPWGWGRSLEWATSCPPPRHNFDSLPRIRSESPAFDLHHPEVALREYDDTMIDEDEGLDSADHTGRRDQLAEQSRTADGPG; encoded by the coding sequence ATGGTCAGCGAACGCGCAACAGTGACTCACTCGACGGCGCGGACATCGTCCGCGGTGGACCCAGGACGGTTCGGTCTGCGAGCCTGGCGTTGGCTGACCACCACCGACCACAAGACCATCGGCAACTTCTACTTCGTCACCTCGTTCGGATTCTTCCTGTTCGGTGGGGTGCTGGCATTGGCGATGCGCGCCGAGTTGGCCTACCCGGGCTTGCAGTTCCTGAACTACCAGAGCTACAACCAGTTCTTCACCATGCACGGCACGATCATGCTGTTGCTGTTCGCGACGCCGTTGTTCTCCGCGTTCGCCAACGCGATCATGCCGTTGCAGATCGGCGCACCGGACGTCGCCTTCCCGCGGCTGAACATGCTGTCCTACTGGTTCTTCCTGTTCGGCGGCCTGATCGTGATCTCCGGGTTCCTCACCCCCGGCGGCGCCGCCAGCTTCGGCTGGTTCGCCTACTCCCCGCTGAGCAACTCGATCAACTCACCCGGTATCGGTGGTGACCTGTGGATCGTCGGGCTCTACCTGGTCGGCCTGTCCTCGATCCTGGGCTCAGTCAACTTCGTCACCACGATCATGACGATGCGGGCGCCGGGGATGACGATGTTCCGGATGCCGATCTTCACCTGGAACACACTGGCTACCTCCTTGCTGGTGCTGATCGCGTTCCCGATCCTGTCAGCCGCCCTGTTGATGTTGGAGGCCGATCGCAAGTTCGGCGCCCACATCTATGACTCCGCCAACGGCGGCGCGATGCTGTGGCAGCACCTGTTCTGGTTCTTCGGCCACCCCGAGGTCTACATCATCGCGCTGCCGTTCTTCGGGATCATCACCGAGATCCTGCCGGTGTTCAGCTGCAAGCCGCTGTTCGGCTACCTGACGCTGGTCGCGGCCACCTTGTCGATCGCGGCGCTCTCGGTGGCGGTCTGGGCGCACCACATGTTTGTCACTGGCGCGGTGAACCTGCCGTTCTTCTCGTTCATGACGTTCCTGATCGCGGTCCCGACCGGGGTGAAGTTCTTCGACTGGATCGGCACCATGTGGGGCGGCAGTCTCACCTTCGACACCCCGATGCTCTGGTCGATCGGCTTCCTGGTCACGTTCCTGTTCGGTGGTCTGACCGGAGTCATCCTGGCCAGCCCGCCGCTGGACTTCCAGGTGTCGGACTCCTATTTCGTGGTGGCGCACTTCCATTACGTGGTGTTCGGCACGGTGGTGTTCGCGATGTTCGCCGGCTTCTACTTCTGGTGGCCCAAGCTGACGGGTCGGATGCTCGACGAACGATGGGGAAAGATGCATTTCTGGTTACTGTTCGTCGGCTTCCACACCACCTTCCTGGTGCAGCACTGGCTGGGTGTGGAGGGTATGCCGCGCCGCTATGCCGACTACCTGCCGGGAGAGGGCTTCACCCTGCTCAACCAGATCTCGTCGTTCGGTGCCCTGCTGCTCGGTGTCTCGATGCTGCCGTTCTTCTACAACCTGTGGATCTCACGCCGAACACCGACGGTTGATCGGGACGATCCGTGGGGCTGGGGACGTTCGCTGGAGTGGGCAACGTCCTGCCCGCCGCCGCGGCACAACTTCGACTCGCTGCCGCGGATCCGTTCGGAGTCACCGGCCTTCGACCTGCACCACCCCGAGGTCGCGCTCCGCGAGTACGACGACACCATGATCGACGAGGACGAGGGCCTCGACTCCGCGGATCACACGGGCCGCCGGGATCAGCTGGCTGAGCAGTCCCGGACGGCTGACGGGCCCGGGTGA
- a CDS encoding DMT family transporter, with protein sequence MTGALAVATSSVFIDLSGTSPGTSTFYRCLLAIPVVAILAVRERRSGGPLSHRGVAMALLAGALFAGDALLWTAAIYELGAGLSTVVVNAQVVILPLLAWILDREAIGRRYLYALPLMIIGIALTAGAIGRAGTSSDPVLGTAHAVAAALCYSGFLYLLRRGGAGGLVIQPYLWVIASAGIVGLLLGAAWRGVDLTPGWEPFGWLVLTALLGQSVGWLLVAIVSPRLPSTVSAALLLFTPVGALLFSALVTGERPSPIQLAGAASVLAGAYVASTVGRTAEAQQD encoded by the coding sequence GTGACCGGCGCTCTTGCGGTGGCGACGTCATCTGTCTTCATCGACCTGTCCGGAACGAGCCCGGGGACCTCCACCTTCTACCGGTGTCTGCTGGCGATCCCGGTCGTCGCGATCTTGGCCGTGCGCGAACGGCGATCGGGTGGGCCGTTGAGTCATCGGGGTGTGGCGATGGCGCTGCTCGCCGGTGCATTGTTCGCCGGCGACGCGCTGCTGTGGACCGCCGCCATCTACGAACTCGGGGCCGGGCTGTCGACCGTTGTGGTCAACGCGCAGGTCGTGATACTTCCGTTGCTGGCCTGGATCCTGGATCGCGAGGCCATCGGCAGACGGTACCTCTACGCCCTGCCGCTGATGATCATCGGTATCGCTCTGACGGCCGGCGCCATCGGAAGAGCCGGGACCAGCAGCGATCCCGTTCTCGGCACCGCTCACGCGGTTGCTGCGGCCCTGTGCTACTCGGGTTTCCTCTATCTCTTACGCCGCGGGGGTGCCGGCGGACTCGTCATCCAGCCCTACCTCTGGGTCATCGCTTCCGCCGGGATCGTCGGGCTCCTGCTCGGCGCAGCCTGGCGTGGTGTCGACCTCACCCCCGGCTGGGAACCGTTCGGGTGGTTGGTGTTGACGGCACTGCTCGGACAGTCCGTCGGGTGGCTGCTGGTCGCGATCGTCTCTCCCCGACTTCCCAGTACGGTCAGCGCCGCACTTCTGCTGTTCACACCCGTCGGCGCCCTGCTGTTCTCGGCGCTCGTGACCGGGGAGCGGCCCAGTCCGATCCAACTCGCCGGAGCCGCGTCGGTCCTTGCCGGCGCCTACGTAGCATCCACTGTCGGCCGGACTGCCGAGGCACAGCAGGACTGA
- a CDS encoding DUF2231 domain-containing protein: MPEARQREPRLVRWMKRLESARLLDPVVDRFSRLTRPLTTNATARALLRGRWLGHAVHPVLTDLPLGAWASAGVLDLVGGRDARPAAQRLVGLGIVMAAPTIVTGWAEWAAADRPAQRVGVVHAVSNSAALGLYTLSWLARRRGGHKTGMLLGLAAGAAAGTGGYLGSHLTEVRQVASYHPAFDTGESRGLDAEERRGNPAPPQAPRAEFHVSVENEIWKVERYGHDSSEHSTQRAAIAAAREQAAAARPSRVVVHGADGFARDEVSYDVDVTPDGSART; this comes from the coding sequence ATGCCTGAAGCACGACAACGCGAACCGCGGCTGGTCCGCTGGATGAAGCGGCTGGAATCTGCCCGCCTTCTGGATCCGGTTGTCGACCGGTTCTCCCGGCTGACGCGGCCGTTGACGACAAACGCCACAGCAAGGGCGCTATTGCGCGGACGGTGGTTGGGGCATGCCGTGCACCCCGTGTTGACCGACCTCCCGCTGGGGGCGTGGGCCTCGGCCGGAGTGCTTGATCTCGTCGGCGGCCGTGACGCACGGCCTGCGGCTCAGCGGCTCGTCGGCCTGGGCATCGTGATGGCAGCGCCGACGATCGTCACGGGCTGGGCAGAATGGGCGGCGGCAGACCGTCCGGCCCAGCGGGTGGGTGTCGTCCATGCTGTCTCCAACAGCGCGGCCCTCGGTCTCTACACCCTTTCCTGGCTGGCCCGACGCCGCGGCGGACACAAGACCGGGATGCTGCTCGGACTTGCGGCCGGCGCAGCTGCAGGCACGGGCGGCTACCTCGGCTCACATCTCACCGAGGTACGTCAGGTCGCCAGCTATCACCCCGCCTTCGATACCGGTGAGTCGCGGGGCCTCGATGCTGAGGAGCGACGCGGCAATCCTGCGCCGCCCCAGGCGCCGCGCGCCGAGTTCCATGTCTCTGTCGAGAACGAGATCTGGAAGGTGGAGCGCTACGGTCACGACTCCAGTGAGCACAGCACCCAGCGAGCAGCGATCGCAGCGGCGCGGGAGCAGGCGGCTGCTGCGCGTCCGTCCCGCGTCGTCGTGCACGGTGCGGACGGTTTCGCCCGTGATGAAGTGAGCTACGACGTCGACGTCACACCTGATGGTTCGGCGAGGACGTAG
- a CDS encoding class I SAM-dependent methyltransferase yields MGLLLARLCAERGRPRDLLMVDADDHACELARQNADHADLQAPVEIRRSLLQSALSPSESFPIIVADPPWVPRNATSRYPEDPLWAIDGGDDGLIVARHCLTTIARHLMPDGFVVLQLGTEAQIDDLAGEYVDQLELVTRRRIAEANGALAVLRCRSRSADDRR; encoded by the coding sequence ATCGGTCTTCTGCTGGCGCGGCTGTGCGCGGAGCGAGGGAGGCCACGCGACCTGCTGATGGTTGACGCCGATGATCATGCCTGCGAGCTCGCCCGGCAGAACGCCGATCATGCCGATCTACAGGCACCGGTCGAGATCCGTCGATCCTTGCTGCAGTCGGCGTTATCGCCATCCGAGTCGTTTCCGATCATCGTGGCCGACCCTCCCTGGGTGCCCCGCAACGCGACGTCTCGCTATCCGGAGGATCCGCTCTGGGCCATCGACGGCGGCGACGACGGGTTGATCGTTGCCCGACACTGCCTGACGACGATCGCCCGTCATCTGATGCCGGACGGATTCGTCGTGTTACAGCTGGGTACCGAGGCGCAGATCGACGATCTCGCCGGCGAGTATGTCGACCAACTCGAGCTCGTCACACGCCGGCGTATAGCCGAGGCCAACGGAGCTCTGGCCGTGCTGCGCTGCCGTAGCCGTTCCGCCGACGACCGGAGGTAG
- a CDS encoding iron-containing redox enzyme family protein, with protein sequence MIGVLPGELAGMIIGVNHQQVAWPPSLRAQPRQQKTDLPDATAQLEQSTRRRLISKIGRPHCLSHRPGARLQDVLIEADRQAAESHGLHRHLCCIARHATPVMTFVRRCDGYSMIVPFAARRGVAMLLPRPRGELSDLVVSGIRDPQSVAECGALPLPADALNDVDLQLSLWLLYELHYRSFDDADPAADWSPALLSVRRVLEEAFNDGVEDVSAKHVAPLIDVEPDDFPDRLFELVETFPGPSLAEYVQRRADRDQVREMLLHRSVYHLKEADPHSFAIPRLTGAAKAGLVELQYDEYGDGVADRVHQDLFARALRAAGLDAEYGSYADVVPAEVLAISNVMSLYGLHRARRAAAMGHLAAFEASSSVPCRRYAAGIRRVGLGDEVAQYFDEHVEADAVHEQLAVRRICGALIAEDPRLQRDVAVGAVACLALDARAAAPLLEAWKHDRHLVLPPTETAHLDRAVPAS encoded by the coding sequence ATGATCGGCGTTCTGCCGGGCGAGCTCGCAGGCATGATCATCGGCGTCAACCATCAGCAGGTCGCGTGGCCTCCCTCGCTCCGCGCACAGCCGCGCCAGCAGAAGACCGATCTGCCCGACGCCACTGCACAGCTCGAGCAATCGACCCGCAGGCGCCTGATCAGCAAGATCGGCCGCCCACACTGCCTGAGCCATCGTCCAGGAGCGCGGCTTCAAGACGTACTCATCGAAGCGGATCGTCAAGCCGCCGAAAGTCATGGACTGCACAGACACCTGTGTTGTATAGCACGCCACGCGACTCCGGTTATGACGTTTGTCCGCCGGTGCGACGGGTACTCGATGATCGTTCCGTTTGCCGCACGCCGAGGAGTCGCCATGCTGTTACCGCGTCCACGAGGCGAGTTGAGCGACCTTGTCGTTTCCGGAATCCGCGATCCGCAGTCGGTCGCCGAATGTGGTGCACTGCCGCTACCCGCCGACGCGTTGAACGATGTCGATCTTCAGTTGTCGCTGTGGCTGCTCTACGAACTTCACTACCGATCATTCGACGATGCCGATCCCGCTGCCGACTGGTCCCCCGCGCTCCTGTCGGTGCGACGAGTGCTGGAGGAGGCCTTCAATGACGGAGTGGAAGACGTTTCTGCCAAACACGTCGCACCGCTGATCGATGTCGAGCCGGACGACTTCCCGGATCGGCTGTTCGAGCTGGTGGAGACCTTCCCCGGCCCGTCGCTGGCCGAATACGTGCAGCGGCGCGCCGACCGTGACCAAGTCCGCGAGATGCTGTTGCATCGCAGCGTCTACCACCTCAAGGAAGCCGATCCGCACAGCTTCGCCATCCCGCGGCTGACCGGGGCTGCGAAAGCTGGCCTGGTCGAACTGCAGTACGACGAATACGGCGACGGCGTGGCCGATCGTGTCCACCAGGACCTGTTTGCTCGGGCGTTACGAGCCGCCGGGCTTGATGCCGAATACGGCAGCTATGCCGACGTCGTCCCTGCCGAAGTCCTGGCGATCAGCAACGTGATGTCGCTGTATGGCCTTCATCGCGCCCGCCGTGCAGCGGCGATGGGCCATCTGGCTGCATTCGAAGCCAGCAGTTCGGTTCCGTGTCGTAGATATGCCGCAGGTATCCGCCGGGTTGGCCTTGGCGACGAGGTGGCCCAGTATTTCGACGAACACGTCGAAGCGGACGCCGTCCACGAGCAGCTCGCGGTCCGCCGGATCTGCGGCGCTCTGATCGCCGAAGACCCCCGGCTGCAACGCGATGTTGCCGTCGGTGCGGTGGCCTGTCTGGCGCTCGATGCTCGCGCCGCAGCTCCGCTGCTGGAGGCCTGGAAGCATGATCGACACCTGGTCCTCCCTCCCACTGAGACGGCACACCTGGACCGAGCGGTGCCGGCGTCATGA
- a CDS encoding CDGSH iron-sulfur domain-containing protein: MPTPDGPLLVRGATRVVDDDGDDHRVQRPVVAVCRCGTSTRPPWCDGMHKLLQNRDRQRQNDRADR, encoded by the coding sequence ATGCCGACACCCGACGGACCGCTGCTGGTCCGTGGGGCTACCCGTGTGGTGGACGACGACGGGGACGATCATCGGGTGCAACGACCGGTCGTCGCAGTGTGCCGCTGCGGCACCTCGACCCGGCCGCCGTGGTGTGACGGCATGCACAAACTTCTCCAGAACCGAGATCGGCAACGACAGAACGACCGAGCAGACCGCTGA
- a CDS encoding aminotransferase class I/II-fold pyridoxal phosphate-dependent enzyme: MDQSATPILDAITRIRDEGIQSFALPGHRFGRGVDDRTAAVLPREAYGADVMMAKSAVPDSEGLYAEALGARAAIFSTCGSTTSIHTAVLTLIGPGDKVLVDRNVHKSVVAGLIIAGGVPVWLAPSWDHENQIAHPATRDMVAAALERDPDVKAVIMITPTEYGTGADVAGIAELSHARGLPLLVDEAWGGHFGFHPDPPTEAIAAGADLAVQSLHKAGGGLCQASVILIGGDLIDPVDVRLRLDLMTTTSPAALLFGSIDGWRRQFALDGERLIDKALVRAESVRGRLDKIADITVIDEAIHQTEGVAEWDPLKLSVDVSALGVTGYSAEKWLLDQGRIAVQLSDARRVLLSMTYADEDGDLDAFVDLIERLASDPPTPDTEALPVLPPLGQLELEQVLAPRDAFFSSTEQATDPVGRIAAEMVSPYPPGVPTILPGERINAAVTEYLRAGRRAGMTIPDASDPSLDTFRVVRNG, from the coding sequence ATGGACCAGAGCGCAACCCCGATCCTTGACGCGATAACACGAATCCGGGATGAAGGGATCCAATCCTTCGCGCTACCGGGACACCGGTTCGGACGCGGAGTTGATGACCGGACGGCAGCCGTGCTCCCGCGCGAGGCGTACGGAGCCGACGTGATGATGGCCAAATCCGCCGTGCCCGATTCCGAGGGTCTGTATGCCGAGGCGCTCGGCGCTCGTGCTGCCATCTTCTCCACGTGTGGATCGACGACATCGATTCACACCGCCGTGCTGACGCTGATCGGGCCCGGCGACAAGGTCCTCGTCGACCGGAACGTCCACAAATCGGTGGTTGCCGGTCTGATCATCGCCGGCGGCGTTCCGGTGTGGTTGGCGCCGTCCTGGGACCACGAGAACCAGATCGCCCACCCGGCGACCCGGGACATGGTCGCCGCCGCCTTGGAGCGCGACCCCGATGTTAAGGCGGTGATCATGATCACGCCGACCGAGTACGGGACCGGTGCCGACGTCGCCGGGATAGCGGAGCTGAGCCATGCGCGCGGCCTTCCACTGCTAGTCGATGAAGCCTGGGGCGGCCACTTCGGATTCCATCCCGACCCGCCGACTGAGGCCATCGCTGCCGGTGCCGACCTTGCGGTGCAGAGTCTGCACAAGGCCGGCGGAGGCCTGTGCCAGGCATCGGTGATTCTGATCGGTGGTGACCTCATCGATCCGGTCGATGTCCGGCTCCGGCTCGACCTGATGACGACCACCAGTCCCGCGGCGCTCCTGTTCGGTTCGATCGACGGTTGGCGGCGCCAGTTCGCGCTCGACGGCGAACGGTTGATCGACAAGGCACTTGTCCGCGCCGAATCGGTCCGCGGTCGGCTGGACAAGATCGCCGACATCACCGTGATCGACGAAGCGATCCACCAGACTGAGGGGGTCGCCGAGTGGGATCCGCTCAAGCTGTCTGTCGACGTATCAGCCCTCGGAGTGACCGGTTACAGCGCCGAAAAATGGTTGCTGGACCAGGGCCGGATCGCCGTGCAGCTGTCCGACGCACGAAGGGTCCTACTGTCCATGACCTACGCCGACGAGGACGGTGATCTCGACGCGTTCGTCGACCTGATCGAGCGACTGGCGTCCGATCCTCCGACACCCGACACGGAAGCCTTGCCGGTGCTGCCACCGTTGGGGCAGTTGGAGCTGGAACAAGTACTCGCTCCGCGTGATGCCTTCTTCTCTTCGACCGAGCAGGCGACCGATCCGGTCGGCAGGATCGCCGCCGAGATGGTCAGCCCCTATCCACCGGGTGTCCCGACCATCCTTCCCGGCGAACGCATCAACGCCGCGGTCACCGAGTACCTGCGGGCTGGCCGCAGGGCCGGCATGACGATCCCGGATGCCTCCGACCCGTCGCTGGACACGTTCCGGGTCGTTCGCAACGGCTGA
- a CDS encoding molybdopterin oxidoreductase family protein yields the protein MINTHGNRIADRVDDLWGDRRPYDAGEFWPARQDALLSVDPSTVEQWVRSASLLHSNGDAMDIAVAGGKIVGVRGRTTDRVNRGRLDIKDRYGWQANHAADRLTQPLIRENATLVGSDWDTAVSRIVDRSRALLREHGPGAIGFYTSGQLFAEDYWTLTTIARAGIGTNHLDGNTRLCTATAGEALKESFGCDGQPASYADVDHADVIALFGHNVAETQSVLWMRILDRLAGTRPPRLLVVDPRRTPTAEQAAIHLAIRPGTNLALLNALLHELISRDLIDHDYIDRHTVGFDELQSRLQGCTAAWAAQICGVPADSIRAAAELLGSSRRLLCTVLQGVYQSHQATAAAVQVNNLVLIRGMLGRPGCGVLQMNGQPTAENTRECGADGDLPGFRNWNNPQHVAELADIWNVAVEQIPHFGPPTHAMQMFRYAEQGSLKFLWISGTNPAVSLPELARVRSILKQQGLFVIVQDLFLTETAELADVVLPAATWGEKTGTFTNADRTVHLSEQAIEPPGEARSDLAIFLDYARRMDFRDQDDRPLVHWHDPESAFEAWKRCSAGRPCDYTGISYQGLRGPSGIQWPCTELAPGGTERLYTDGDFRAGPDDCESYGRDLITGAPVEDVEYRALNPHGKAIIKAAEYLPPHEDVGPRHPYQLITGRTVYHFHTRTKTGRSPELNAAAPRVWAELSPRSAARLGAEPGDLLEVTSARGRLQATLRVREIADDTVFIPFHYGYWDTDGPPAADEPGSAANELTITDWDPASKQPLYKTSAAQVRVVRKQKP from the coding sequence ATGATCAACACTCACGGGAACCGCATCGCAGACCGTGTCGACGACCTGTGGGGTGATCGGCGACCCTACGACGCAGGCGAGTTCTGGCCGGCTCGTCAGGACGCCTTACTGAGCGTCGATCCGTCCACCGTCGAACAGTGGGTGCGGTCGGCGTCCTTGTTGCATTCCAACGGTGACGCGATGGACATCGCCGTCGCCGGCGGGAAGATCGTCGGTGTCCGCGGACGCACGACCGACCGAGTGAATCGCGGCCGGCTGGACATCAAGGATCGCTACGGCTGGCAAGCCAACCACGCCGCCGATCGGCTCACCCAACCGCTGATCCGAGAGAACGCGACGTTGGTCGGCAGCGACTGGGACACCGCCGTGAGCCGGATCGTCGATCGGTCCCGGGCGCTGCTGCGCGAACATGGTCCTGGGGCGATCGGCTTCTACACCAGCGGGCAGCTGTTCGCCGAGGACTACTGGACGCTGACCACGATCGCACGGGCTGGGATCGGCACCAACCACCTCGACGGCAACACCCGGCTGTGTACGGCGACCGCTGGCGAGGCTCTGAAGGAGAGTTTCGGCTGCGACGGGCAGCCCGCGTCGTACGCCGATGTCGATCATGCTGACGTGATCGCGCTCTTCGGACACAATGTCGCCGAGACCCAATCCGTGCTCTGGATGCGCATCCTCGACCGCCTTGCCGGCACCCGCCCTCCGCGGCTGCTGGTCGTCGATCCGCGGCGTACGCCGACCGCCGAGCAGGCAGCCATCCATCTGGCCATCCGTCCCGGCACCAACCTGGCGCTGCTCAATGCCCTCCTGCACGAACTGATCTCGCGCGATCTGATCGACCACGACTACATCGACCGGCACACCGTCGGCTTCGACGAGCTCCAAAGTCGCCTCCAGGGGTGCACCGCTGCCTGGGCAGCGCAGATCTGTGGTGTACCGGCCGACAGCATCCGAGCGGCCGCCGAGTTGCTCGGATCGTCCCGACGGTTGCTCTGCACGGTGCTGCAGGGCGTCTATCAATCACATCAGGCGACGGCAGCGGCGGTCCAGGTGAACAACCTCGTCCTGATCCGCGGGATGCTCGGCCGGCCCGGCTGTGGAGTACTGCAGATGAACGGTCAGCCGACGGCCGAGAACACCCGCGAATGCGGAGCCGACGGCGATCTGCCGGGGTTCCGGAACTGGAACAACCCGCAGCACGTAGCCGAGCTCGCCGACATCTGGAATGTAGCCGTCGAACAGATCCCCCATTTCGGCCCGCCGACCCACGCGATGCAGATGTTCCGCTACGCCGAACAGGGCAGTCTGAAGTTCCTCTGGATCAGCGGCACCAATCCGGCCGTCTCGCTGCCGGAGCTTGCCCGAGTGCGCTCGATCCTCAAGCAGCAAGGACTCTTCGTGATCGTGCAGGACCTGTTCCTGACCGAGACCGCCGAGCTCGCCGATGTCGTGCTTCCTGCCGCTACCTGGGGTGAGAAGACCGGAACGTTCACCAACGCCGATCGGACCGTGCACCTGTCCGAGCAGGCGATCGAACCGCCCGGCGAGGCACGGTCCGACCTGGCCATCTTCCTGGACTACGCCCGCCGGATGGACTTCCGCGACCAGGACGACCGGCCACTGGTGCACTGGCACGATCCGGAGTCGGCATTCGAAGCCTGGAAGCGATGCAGCGCCGGCCGACCCTGCGACTACACCGGCATCAGCTACCAAGGCCTGCGGGGTCCCAGCGGCATCCAGTGGCCCTGCACCGAGCTGGCTCCCGGTGGCACCGAACGCCTCTACACCGACGGCGACTTCCGCGCCGGCCCGGACGACTGCGAGAGCTACGGCCGCGATCTGATCACCGGCGCACCGGTCGAAGACGTCGAGTACCGTGCGCTCAACCCGCATGGCAAGGCGATCATCAAAGCCGCCGAGTACCTGCCGCCACACGAGGACGTCGGTCCGCGCCATCCGTATCAGCTGATCACCGGTCGGACCGTCTACCACTTCCATACCCGGACCAAGACCGGACGCTCTCCCGAGCTGAATGCCGCGGCCCCACGAGTCTGGGCCGAGCTGTCTCCTCGATCCGCAGCGCGGTTGGGCGCCGAGCCGGGAGACCTGTTGGAGGTCACCTCGGCTCGGGGGCGACTGCAGGCAACACTGCGGGTCCGCGAGATCGCGGACGACACCGTGTTCATCCCGTTCCACTACGGCTATTGGGACACCGACGGTCCACCGGCAGCCGACGAGCCGGGCTCGGCTGCCAACGAACTCACCATCACCGACTGGGATCCCGCATCCAAACAACCTCTCTACAAGACATCGGCGGCACAGGTCCGCGTTGTACGGAAGCAGAAACCATGA